The Trichocoleus desertorum ATA4-8-CV12 nucleotide sequence CAACTGTTTACCGACTGTGGTAAAGACCGAGCGGGCAAACTGTTTTTGCACTGGAATCTGGAGCCAGCCCTACAAGATGCAGATTTTGTGATGACATTGCGGCTACAAAAAGAACGCATGACCCAGCATTTGTTGCCCAGCTTGCGCGAGTACCATCAACAATTTGGTATCACCCGCGATCGCCTCAAACTCTGCAAGCCAAATGTCAAGGTGCTCCATCCTGGCCCTGTGAATCGGGGGGTAGAAATTAGTTCTGACCTCATGGACGACCCAGAGTTCAGCTTGATCTCGCAGCAAGTCACCAGTGGTGTGGCTGTCCGCATGGCTTTGCTGTACTTGATGGGCAGTGGCAAAGCTTAAAGAGTTTCAATTTGAGAGCTTGAGGAGAGATTCTGCCATTTCAATCCAAGATTGTCTCTGTTTAACGCAAAGATCCGCACAATAGAGGCAGGACGTTCTATAAAGCTCACCCCTAAGATCACCGCATGGATGCCGCTGCCACCCTAGCTATCTCTACCCCAACTTCCGTGGACGCACGGGATAGTTTCGCCATGACATTTGCACCATTATCGCTGGATGAGGTGTATCGGTTAGCGGACGATGCCGCCAATGGAGCGATCGTGGTAATGAGCGGCACGGTGCGGAACCAAACCGATGGCAGGCCTGTAGTGGCTCTAGAATACCAGGCCTATGAACCAATGGCGCTGCGGGTTTTTCAACAAATTGCGGCAGAGATTCGCCAACAATGGCCTGAAGTACAACGAGTCGTGATCCATCACCGCACCGGACGCTTAACGATCGGGGAGATTAGCGTGTTAGTGGCTGTCGGCTGCCCTCACCGCTCAGAAGCTTTTACTGCTTGTCAGTACGCGATCGACACTCTCAAACACAACGCCCCCATCTGGAAAAAAGAACATTGGGCGGATGGTTCTACTAGTTGGGTCAGCATTGGTGCTTGTGAACAGTCTTCAGAGAGTTGCTGATCGGGCTGGTTTAATCTTGAACAGGACAAGATCATGGTTGTTGCAGATCTTCGCTTACTCAGCGTTCAGGACTATCACCGCATGGTAGAAGCGGGAGTTTTGGCACCTGATGAACGAGTCGAGTTAATTTCAGGACAGCTTTACACAATGGCAGCGAAGGGAACGGCACACAGCGCCGCAGTCACTCGAATTGAGCGGGTACTTAAGGCTCGTTTGGGAAATCGCGTTCTCCTCCGTTTCCAAGATCCAATTCAACTCAATGACTACTCAGAGCCAGAACCCGATGTCGCTGTGGTCAAAGTTGACCCTCAGGATTATGAAGACCACCATCCCACTCCCAATGAAGTTTATCTCCTGATTGAAGTGGCAGATAGTACGCTGAGGCGCGATCGCGAGTTAAAAGCCCCAGCCTATGCTCAATCTGGCATCCAAGACTACTGGATTTTGGATGTCAACCAGCGTCAGCTTCATGTGTTTCGTTCGCCAACTGCAACAGGTTATGCCAGCGAGATTGTCTTGTCTGAAGCTGATGTGATCTCACCGCTGTCATTTTCCGATTGTCAAATCGCAATTAGAGAGATGTTGCGATCGCCATAAAACATACAAGTAAGAGCACCTGAACCGCGCCAGTCCAAGCACTGGGGAGCTAGCGCGATCACTGAAACCAAGTTCGTAATGACTGAACCGCTGCAATTTCATCCACGAATTACGACTCGCTGTTCTCCAACCAGGGGTTGCTGAAGTTCAGTATTAGGTTCTGGTGTGGCAGTGACCACAAGTAGCCTCCTGAATCTAGACCACTAGTTTGAGAAAGACTTAAATCTCTTTGCCATCAATTGTAGCGATCGCCCTTGCCTCGCCCTTACATTGCCCTTACGGTGTCTTTATTCGGTCGGTTTACTTGCTGCAAAGAGTTGAGCAACCGTTAGATTCAGCTCACCAAACTGGGATGATTGGATTTTGTCGTCACCCTTAAAAGTTGCAACCTCTGTATAGGCATCATCGCTAAGTTCCAATACCAGCAACGTTTCCAACTGAGGGTCTACAATCCAGTATCCGGGAATGCCACGATCTTGGTATTGCATCCGTTTGGCAATATAGTCGCGATCGCGTTGTAATTCCCCAGGACTGACGATTTCAACCACCAACAAGGGAGGAGCCATCTCAAACCGCAGAGTATTGCGCCGCCTCAACTGCTCAACATGCTCTGCTCGAATCACCGTCAAATCGGGATAGCGGTTTCGCGGCTCGCCTCTGACTTCAAGTTCTAGTCCATGCCCTCTGAGGCGGCGATGTCCAACTATGGGCAATAGGATGGCAAATAGAAAGTTGGCAATTTCGACATTAAACCCTGACTCTGGTGGCACCTCAATTAACTCTCCATTAAACAGCTCATACAGCTTCTCTGTGCCATCGTCATAGGCTAGGTACTCTTCAAAGCTCTCAAATCTGGGTTTGGTTGAGATCATGGGGTTGAGCGAGGGTGGGCGATCGCGGCTTGGTTGCTTTCATTCTATGCTTCTCTCTAGTTTGATATCTGGGGCAGCTAGACGAGCAGCAAGTGAGGGCGATCGCTTGAACCGCTTCAGGTACTTTTCAGAATTTTGCTAAGAAATGATTAATGATAGATTAATGAATGCAGATTGATATGAATATACGTTTGTATCAACTTCTATTCATGTCATTTTCCATTTATTCGTAATTCAAGGCAGGATAGCTATGAGTTCTCCCCCGGTAGCTCCTCAAGCTGATTGCGCCCATAAGCTGAAGATTTTGGCCGACTCAACTCGCTTAGCGGTGTTGCAAATGCTGATGCAGCGATCGATGCATGTGGGAGAGATGAATGCGGTATTGGGCCTAGAGCAGAGCTTACTGTCCCATCATTTGAAAGTTTTACGACAAGAAGGCTTGGTGACAGCTACCCGTGATGGCAAAGCCGTGCTTTATCACCTGGCCAGCCCAGCCCAACCAGCAGACACCCGCAGAGCGATCGACTTGGGCTGCTGTTTGCTCTCGTTTGACTAAGCTGTAGTTCTTGATTTTTGGACTCACTCTTACGCTGGGAACAGTTGATGAAAAAACTGCGAACTTTATTACCTTTGTCGATTGGCTTAGCCACTTGTTTCTGGTTGCAGTCTTGTAACTCGTCCCCAAAGGCTGCTAATCAAACTGCTACCTCTGCTCAAAGCAAATTGGTCTTGACTGGGTCAAGTACGGTGGCACCGCTGGCAACTGAGATGGCCAAGCGCTATGAATCGGAACATCCCGGTGTCAGGATTGATGTGCAATCGGGGGGGTCTTCGCGCGGCATAGCCGATGCTCGTCAAGGCGTGGCCGACATTGGCATGGTGTCTAGGGCACTCAAGGAGAACGAGAAAGACTTGCAGGCGTTTGCGATCGCCAAGGATGGAGTTTCGGTGATTCTCAACCAAGCCAATCCGGTGCAGCAGTTGAGCGATCAGCAGATTGTCGAGATCTACACCAAGAAAATTACCAACTGGCAAGCGGTTGGTGGCAAAGATGCGCCGATTACAGTCGTGAATAAGGCAGAAGGGCGATCGACCTTAGAACTCTTTGCTCACTACTTCAAGCTGGAAACCAAGGACATCAAATCTGATGTGGTGATTGGAGATAACGAGCAGGGCATTAAGACAGTGGCAGGAAATCCCCATGCGATCGGCTATGTCTCGATTGGCTCAGCGGAATATGGTGCTACCCATGGCACCCCAATTAAGCTCTTGCCTGTTGAGGGCGTTGCCGCTTCGATCGCCAATGTAGCGAGTGAAAAGTTTCCCATCTCTCGCCCCCTGAATTTAGTGACTAAAACCGCACCCACGGGTCTGCAAAAAGATTTTATTGAATTCGCTCGCTCTCCGGGAGTCCAGAACATTGTTAAACAGCAATACTTCGTCCCAGCGACACAGTGAGACGCTGCTCCTCTGGCTGTTGCGGGGACTGGCGTTAATTTCGGGGGCGATTCTGCTCCTGATTTTGTTCTTTTTAATTTGGGAAGCGATTCCCCTGCTGCAACAGGTAGGTCTATCCCGGTTCTTCACCGATGCGTCCTGGCACCCAGCTAGTAATGAGTTCAACTTAGCGCCAATGTTGGCGGGCACACTCCTGCTGACAGTGGCATCCGTGCTGATCGCTACGCCATTGGGCATCCTTTCGGCGGTGTTTTGCCATTACTATGCACCTCCTGCGATCGCGCAACCCTACCGTCGCCTAATTGAGCTGTTGGCAGGCATTCCCTCGGTGGTCTATGGGTTTTGGGGTTTGGTGGTGCTGGTGCCCTTGATTAACCGGATTCATCCGCCGGGGCCGAGCTTACTCGCCGGAACGCTGATTTTGACCTTAATAATTTTGCCGACGATCGCCTTAGTTGCTGATGCTAGCCTTGCCAGTGTGCCGCCGGAGTATGTCAAAGGAGCCGCAGCGTTAGGCTTGGGACGGTGGGCGATGATTCGGGGTGTGGTGTTGCCCGCCGCTCGTTCCGGTTTGATTACAGGTGCGATTTTAGAAACAGGCCGCGCGATCGGGGAAACAATGGCGGTGTTGATGGTGTGCGGCAATGTGGTGCAGGTGCCTCACAGCTTGTTTGACCCAGTGCGAACCTTAACTGCCAATATTGCCTTAGAAATGGCCTATGCCGTAGACAATCACCGCGCTGCTCTCTTCGTCAGTGGCTTGGTATTGATGGGGTTGATTGCCTTACTGGTGGCGATCGCGGAAGTGCTGAATCGAGGTCAATATGACTGACTTCACTACGTCATCCGTAAGGCGATCAACGTCGAAAGCTGATTCTCCATCTTCTGAATGGTGGGCGATCGCTTTAGTGTGGTCGGTCGTGCTGCTAGTAACAGGAGCTTTGCTCTGGTTGTTGAGCGATATTTTCTGGCATGGAATCGGTCAGGTTTCTTGGGAGTTTCTCACGACTGAGCCGTTGAATGCGGGACGAGAAGGTGGCATTGCTCCAATTCTGGTTTCCACTGGATTGATTATTGGCGTTTGCATGGCAGTCTCTATTCCCCTAGGAGTGGGCACCGCTGTGCTGCTGGCAGAATTTACCTCAACCGAAAGCTGGCTAGGACGCTTGGTCCGCTTAAGCTTAGATGCCTTGGCAGGGGTGCCTTCGATTGTCTTTGGCTTGTTTGGCAACGCCTTCTTCTGCAAAACCTTGGGTTTAGGCTTCTCCATCTTGTCCGGCGGATTAACCCTAGCTTGTATGGTGCTGCCGATCTTAATTCGCTCCACTCAAGAAGGGTTCCGAGCTGTCCCTGATGACTACAGACGCTCCGCTGCTGCCTTAGGACTTTCCCGCACGGCCACGCTCTGGCAACTACTGCTCCCGGCGGCAATGCCTGGGCTGGTCGTGGGATTACTGTTGGGCTTGGGACGAGCGATCGCGGAAACCGCCGCTTTGATCTTTACCAGTGGCTACGTCGATCGGATGCCAGAGTCAGTATTGGATTCTGGCCGCGCCCTCTCCGTTCACATTTTTGACTTAGCCATGAATGTCTCTGGTGGTGAGTCTCACGCCTATGCTTCGGCTTTAGTGTTGGTCACGGTTTTAGTGCTGATTAATGGCACTGTTTCTTGGCTGGCAGAACGGTTTCGCAAGTCTCGCATTTTAGT carries:
- a CDS encoding metalloregulator ArsR/SmtB family transcription factor translates to MSSPPVAPQADCAHKLKILADSTRLAVLQMLMQRSMHVGEMNAVLGLEQSLLSHHLKVLRQEGLVTATRDGKAVLYHLASPAQPADTRRAIDLGCCLLSFD
- a CDS encoding Uma2 family endonuclease, whose amino-acid sequence is MMVVADLRLLSVQDYHRMVEAGVLAPDERVELISGQLYTMAAKGTAHSAAVTRIERVLKARLGNRVLLRFQDPIQLNDYSEPEPDVAVVKVDPQDYEDHHPTPNEVYLLIEVADSTLRRDRELKAPAYAQSGIQDYWILDVNQRQLHVFRSPTATGYASEIVLSEADVISPLSFSDCQIAIREMLRSP
- the pstC gene encoding phosphate ABC transporter permease subunit PstC, which gives rise to MLNSNTSSQRHSETLLLWLLRGLALISGAILLLILFFLIWEAIPLLQQVGLSRFFTDASWHPASNEFNLAPMLAGTLLLTVASVLIATPLGILSAVFCHYYAPPAIAQPYRRLIELLAGIPSVVYGFWGLVVLVPLINRIHPPGPSLLAGTLILTLIILPTIALVADASLASVPPEYVKGAAALGLGRWAMIRGVVLPAARSGLITGAILETGRAIGETMAVLMVCGNVVQVPHSLFDPVRTLTANIALEMAYAVDNHRAALFVSGLVLMGLIALLVAIAEVLNRGQYD
- the pstA gene encoding phosphate ABC transporter permease PstA translates to MTDFTTSSVRRSTSKADSPSSEWWAIALVWSVVLLVTGALLWLLSDIFWHGIGQVSWEFLTTEPLNAGREGGIAPILVSTGLIIGVCMAVSIPLGVGTAVLLAEFTSTESWLGRLVRLSLDALAGVPSIVFGLFGNAFFCKTLGLGFSILSGGLTLACMVLPILIRSTQEGFRAVPDDYRRSAAALGLSRTATLWQLLLPAAMPGLVVGLLLGLGRAIAETAALIFTSGYVDRMPESVLDSGRALSVHIFDLAMNVSGGESHAYASALVLVTVLVLINGTVSWLAERFRKSRILVV
- a CDS encoding molybdenum cofactor biosynthesis protein MoaE — protein: MDAAATLAISTPTSVDARDSFAMTFAPLSLDEVYRLADDAANGAIVVMSGTVRNQTDGRPVVALEYQAYEPMALRVFQQIAAEIRQQWPEVQRVVIHHRTGRLTIGEISVLVAVGCPHRSEAFTACQYAIDTLKHNAPIWKKEHWADGSTSWVSIGACEQSSESC
- a CDS encoding Uma2 family endonuclease, which translates into the protein MISTKPRFESFEEYLAYDDGTEKLYELFNGELIEVPPESGFNVEIANFLFAILLPIVGHRRLRGHGLELEVRGEPRNRYPDLTVIRAEHVEQLRRRNTLRFEMAPPLLVVEIVSPGELQRDRDYIAKRMQYQDRGIPGYWIVDPQLETLLVLELSDDAYTEVATFKGDDKIQSSQFGELNLTVAQLFAASKPTE
- a CDS encoding phosphate ABC transporter substrate-binding protein, translating into MKKLRTLLPLSIGLATCFWLQSCNSSPKAANQTATSAQSKLVLTGSSTVAPLATEMAKRYESEHPGVRIDVQSGGSSRGIADARQGVADIGMVSRALKENEKDLQAFAIAKDGVSVILNQANPVQQLSDQQIVEIYTKKITNWQAVGGKDAPITVVNKAEGRSTLELFAHYFKLETKDIKSDVVIGDNEQGIKTVAGNPHAIGYVSIGSAEYGATHGTPIKLLPVEGVAASIANVASEKFPISRPLNLVTKTAPTGLQKDFIEFARSPGVQNIVKQQYFVPATQ